ctcctgaaagtattttttctctgacaaagtgatagtcgatctcaatgtgtttagtacTCTCATGTaacaccggatttgacgcaatatgaaaaGCAGTttggttatcacacactagttccatcttgccgatttctccgaactttaactccttgatcaactgcttgacccaaattaactcacatatccagatgtagaacgtctatcaaaaggtgatcctgcccaatcagcatctgtgtacccaacaatctgctcgtggcctcgatcctcgaatagtaatcctttgcctggagctgactttatataccgaagaatgcgaacaactgcatcccagtgactatcacagggagaatccgtaaactgacttacaacacccaccggaaaagaaatgtcaggtctagtcactgtgaggtaattcaatttgccaaccagcctcctatatctcgtagggtctctaagaggctcccctgtccaggcagaagcttagcattcggctccataggagagtcaataggtctgcaacccatcattccagtcttctcaagaatgtctaaggcatacttccgctgtgaaataacaatacctgagctagactgagcgacctcaatacctagaaaatacttcaatctgcccagatccttagtctggaagtgctgaaagagatgttgcttcagattagtaataccatcctgatcattaccagtgacaacaatatcatcaacataaaccactagataaatacacagattaagagcagaatgccgataaaacacagagtgatcagcctcactacgagtcatgccgaactcctgaataattgtgctgaacttaccaaaccaagctcgaggggactgtttcaaaccatatagtgacctgcgcaatctgcacacacaaccattaaactccccctgagcaacaaaaccaggtggttgctccatataaacttcttcctcaagatcaccgtggagaaaaacattcttaatgtctaactgataaagaggccaatgacgtacaacagccatggacaaaaagagacgaacaaatgctactttagccacgggagagaaagtatcactataatcaagcccaaaaatctgagtatatccttttgcaacaagacgagccttaagccgatcaacctggccatccggcccgactttgactgcataaacccaacgacaaccaacagtagacttacctgcaggaagaggaacaagctcccaagtgccactcgcatgtaaagcagacatctcgttaatcatagcatgtcgccatcctggatgagatagtgcctcacctgtagacttagggatagaaacagtggacaaagaagatataaaagcataatgaggtgacgacaaacgatgataacttaaaccgacatagtggggattaggattaagtatggatcgtacacctttgcagagtgcaattggttgactaagaggagacaagtccacAGTAGGTGCATAATCTGATGCGGGTCGTGAATcacctgggcctgatgctggatgtggacgacgatgataagtcaagagtggtggagctgcagaaggttgaactggattatgtggaggaactggagctataggtggtggagctacaaccggAGTTGTAGGTGGTGGAattggagctataggtggtggagctggagtgactgaatctccaaaagatgaaactggcagtacctcagaaatatctaagtgatgacctgaacctgtgaagtatgattgggtttcaaagaaggtaacatcagcggacataaggtaccgctggaggtcaggagagtaGCATCGATAACCTTTTTGTGTTCTCGCGAAAcccagaaatacgcacttaagagcacgaggagctaagttatctgttcctggagtaagattatggacaaaacaagtgcttccaaaaatacggggtggaagagagaacaaaggtaagtggggaaacatgacagagaatggaacttggttctggatagctgaagatggcatacgattaataagataataAGATATAAGAACTGCATCCCCCCAAAAACGCAACagagcatgagattgtatgagtagggtacgagcagtttcaataaaatgtctattctttctttcagctaccccattttgttgagatgtgtacggacaagatgtttgatgaataatcccatgagatttcataaactgttgaaatggggaagacaaatactctcgggcattatcactacgaaatgtgcgaatagaaaccccaaattgattttgaatttcagcgtcgaaggtctggaaaatagaaaacaattcagatcgattttttatcaaaaatatccaagtgcacctggaataatcatcaatgaaactgacaaagtagcgaaatcccaaggtggaactgacccgactagaACCCCAAACAtgtgaatggactaaagtaaaatgtgactctgctcgattatcaaggCGCCGAGGGAAATAggagcgggtatgcttaccgagatgacatgactcacactctagagctgacaagtgagataaaccagataccattttctgaagttttgacaaactgggatgtcccaactgtttatgtaataaatctggtgaatcagtaacaggacaagttgtagaaggaagacaagatgtgagtacatgtgatttagcaaggataaggtaataaagtccgtttgattcacgcccggtaccaatgatccgccccgtactgcgttcctgtataaaacatggtcatcaaaaaataaaacagtgCATTTAAGTGATTTGACTAAACGACTAacagctatgagattaaaaggactattggaAACATAAAagactgaatctaaaggtaaggaaggaagtgggcttgcttgacctattgcagttgccgtggtttgagacccattggccattgtgacttttggaagagattgagaatacgaaatagtagtgaaaagagatttgttaccagaaatatgatctgatgcacctgaatcaatgacccaagactcagaggatgaagattgggagaaacaagttacgctattacctgtttgaacaacagaagctatctcagaagatgtttgcttacatgctttatactgaaggaactcaatatactctgctaaagaaaccatccgactattcaaagcatcggttcccatgtcgctacaatttgtagtagtagggttaacttgaaatagtggaaataagtaactcctgtgagaaaactgaagaaatagcttgAAAAACACTGTTTACGGCAGGAAATCAGAACACTGTTCTGTGCCGGAAATACTGTAGCTCGCCGGAAAATTCCAAAGTTGTCGGAATTTGTCGTAACCAGGATGGATAGACTCAGAATTTCTTTGCGAGCAAGCTGTCCTGAAGAAATGTTTTCAAAAAATGCCCGAAAAGGTTACTGTTCACGCCgcaaaaatataaaagtggtcgTAATTTGATTTGAACTAGATGGGTGGGctcagaattttgaggagagtACACTGTCCTGAAGAAGTTTCGCGAAAAAATGGCCGGAACCCTCGCCGGAAAAGTTGTTGCCGGCGCGTGGAGGAGCGTGGCGGCTTTTCTGCCAGATAAAATTTCAGGGGTTGGTCGTCGGAGGGTGATCTAcctcgtggtggtgttggttttagcacaacaccgatagaaagtgactttcacttaaacaagccttaggtcaccggaaaaattgcacgatgactaagttctttctttccggttaacgctggaatgacgcacaacgatcttttctcactaatgctctgataccatgtgagaaggcacgggagaaaatatgctATTGATATTatatgataaatacaatacaagatgtccctatttatagctatacactacaaggagatattactcctcttccaatgtgggacaagactacactatacatatctgtaaactaacactTTTCAAATACCAAAATTGTATTATTACATCTAAGTTCCCTTGATCACTGCAGCTGGATGGAAACAGTCATGTTATATATGCAGAGGAGGAAGCAGCTGGAACTCGCCTTCTAATAGATGGAAGAACATGCTTGCTGCAGGTGCCGATAATTATTCAGTTcccaatatatttttatttatttaaaaaatggcaccttcttattatatggtTTTCGTCGATTCCAGAATGATCATGATCCGTCAAAGTTAATTGCGGAGACACCTTGCAAACTTCTGAGATATTTGATGTCTGATGGTAGTCATGTTGATGCTGACACACCTTATGCAGAGGTTGAAGTGATGAAGATGTGCATGCCCCTCCTTTCACCTGCTTCAGGAGTTATCCATTTTAAGATGTCTGAAGGTCAAGCAATGCAGGTATTGTATTAGCAAATAAAGCATATATTTCTCTCCTCCGCAGCAACTTAAAGATAACTTTGTTTGTAGGCTGGTGAGCTTATAGCATCACTTGAATTAGATGACCCTTCTGCAGTAAGAAAAGCAGAGCCTTTTTGTGGAAGCTTTCCTATTTTGGGATCTCCAACTGCCATATCTGGAAAAGTTCATCAGAGATGTGCCGCAAGTCTTAATGCAGCAAGGATGATTCTTGCCGGATATGACCATAATGTTGATGATGTAGGTAACTTATAATTTGGAGTTGTAGAACGTTATTGCTTGTGTAACATCTTTTTGTCTGAACAATTATCTAGAAAACATTTTAACCAATACATAATGAAACAAATTCTGATGAACACTACTTAATCTTCCGATCCAGGTGGTTCATAACTTGCTAAGTTGCTTAGACAGTCCTGAGCTTCCATTTCTACAgtggcaagaatgcctatccgtACTGGCAACACGACTTCCAAAGGACCTCAGATATGAGGTAAAGGGTCGGATGATgatttctttcttctcttatgGGAAATTAGTAGATCTCTCTCTAATTATTTCGCTTTATGTATTCTTGTTGCAGTTGGAAGCAAAATATAAGGAATATGAGGGGATTTCCAGCTTGCAAACTGTCGACTTTCCTGCCAGAACTCTGAGAGGTGTTCTTGAGGTGAGTCTTTTAccacattttcttcttcttcacactatttttttttggttatttcttTTTAAAGTTCACATACTGTCTCTTCTAACATTGATTTATTTGTCTATCATTCTCTGTTTTGCTTTAGGCTCACCTAAGAACTTgctcagaaaaagaaaaaggagctCAGGAAAGATTAGTTGAACCTTTAATGAGTCTCGTCAAGTCTTATGAGGGTGGAAGAGAGAGCCATGCCCGTGGTATCGTCCATTCCCTTTTTGAAGAGTATCTATCTGTTGAAGAATTGTTTAGTGACAATATCCAGGTGGGTTGTAATGCAAACAATTATTGTGTGATAATCATCCTCTGCATGACTAGATATCTAAGTTCGAGCATCTTTATAGTTTGGAATATATACCTTCAGTATCTGCAATTAAACAAAGGTTATAGAAAATTATAACAATTATATCATATGAGGATATAGAGTTACTCAAAGTGAGATAATAGAAATGTATAGTACCAGAAAACTTAATTCCTCCTTAACCTTGAGGggcctttcctttttctttatcagAATTTTCTTATTATTAGTATGGTAAACAATACCCAACTTCTTTCTTACAAAGCGTCTCGTTCTATTCATATATGGTATACCATGAGTTTTCTAAAATGATTTACGTTGTAGATCATCTTATGCATTCTcatcttatttgtattatgtaCCATAAGAAGCTATTATTTTATTGTCAATCATCTCTCTAGAAGGCCTCAAGATCATTTGGATTATCAAAATGCTACTTATTGTTGCATGTTCTCCATCTTATCATGTTGTCAATATGTAACATTGCATATCTTGATTTATTGGTTATGTTATGTTATTCAGTTCTGATGCCTTCCTTTTTCAGGCTGATGTGATTGAACGTCTCCGGCTTCAATATAAGAAAGATCTCCTGAAGGTTGTTGACATAGTGCTTTCTCATCAGGTATATGCTAATTGTTAATGTATTCACTTTCCTTTCTTCTGATGTTGTTAAGCTGGAAAATATCCGGTACCAATAATGTGTTATTATCCAGGGTGTTAGGCGTAAAAATAAGCTTATACTTAGTCTGATGGAGCAACTGGTATATCCCAATCCTGCAGCATACAGGGAAAAACTTATCCGTTTCTCAGCACTCAACCATACAAATTATTCCGAGGTTGGTATTCCATACATCTTTTATAAAAACATTGATATCCGTACTTGCATTGTCCTGTGCTTGCGGGAACTTGAGAAACCTTATCTTTTGCTTTTCATATCTTTGACATACAATCTTGAAATCAAGCTAAAACTTCGTGGAAGTTCTCTAAGATCAACACTAGTTGTGTTtgctcttgttttttttttttgcctccTGTTTTCGTGGAGACTTTTTTAAAGTTGCTATGAATTTTTTAAAATGCcagtcttttatttttgtttaagtaGAGCACAACGGATGGTGAGAATTCACAAAGGTGGATCCGGGATGTAAACTTGATAGGGTCAATATTGCGTTGAACACATGTAGTTTAATTTTTGTTCTTTCTCAACAAAAAAAATTGTTGGAAATTTAGTGGTGTTTTCACATATATATTCTGTGCTCCATGTTGAAAATAGTGTGTTCGGTTGAACCCGTCGAGATAGACTGAATTGCCTCTGAGAATTCATAATGTGATCCCGACAAGCTTAGGATTGAGAAGTAGTTGTTGGCCAGTCATTTATCATTATTGATCCACAAATGCTGATATCCATCAGAGAATGACTCTTGCTCTCCCTGGGGACCATCTAGTCCCAATCCTTCATCACATCCTTCtgctttctctctctctctctctctctctctctctctcaaaatgTACCGACCATCAGAAGAagcaaaaagaaggaaaaaaagaagaaaatgcaaAGGATCCTTATATTCTTTTAATGGTTCATTTAGTGGCTCATCATTAGATACCATTCTAGAAAAGGCAAAATACGTAAGTTACTCCTTGAACTATGGACCAAATCCTTATTGCACACTTTTTGCGGACGAAAATCACCTTACACGCTCAACCTTTCCAAAGTGTGCATAAGACACACCACTTTTATTATGCGGCAGGCACGTGTATAGTCAAAAAGATAAAGAGCGTGAACCCTTTAAGTgccacatgtcaaaattttatatattttctttgttttaaaattaattgTTCCCAGAACCCCACCCCCtcccttctcttcttctttctcataCGCCTCCCCCCTTTTCATCTCTTTTACACATAACTTCCACCATTTCATCTCCAATTTTTCTGTTCGAATCGCTTTCTTTTTTCAGATCTGTAACGAGGGATAGGAAGGTGGGTGATTTTGTAGAGGGGGGAGGTGGAAGATATGGATATTTTTTTGGTGCTTGTTAGCACTTGCGGTATCCAGAAGCAAAGGCAACTTCAAGTTCTTAGATTAGACTTTCTTATAAGTCAAATTGACAAATAGAGCAAATTTTTATGAATGCTTGTAATTTGATTTGTGAAATGAATTTTAGATTTGGTACCAGCGAAATTGGTTGAATAGAATTGGTCattgataatgaaataagattaacTGTTCAGGATGTATAAATCCCTGAAAGCAGATGAATTGATGAAGCAGTTGGAAAACAAAATAAATCAATTGGGCCGTATCACTGTCAACTTTGGTTGAGTTGGGCTGGAAATATGTAATTTCAAGGTCATGGGATTCTTGTCGAAGATGGAAGATAGATGAAGGTGGAGAAGGGTGGCAGATAAGATATGTAATTTCAAGGTCATGGGGTGTCTGGGAAGACGAGATGAAAAGGGGGTAATTTGCAGAGAAGAGAAAGAGATGAAATGAAGATGTTTAAGGGGTATAGTTGTaattttaagtgttttatgttttaaaataaaaatacatgacacGTGTCACGACTTTATTGGTGCATGATATTAcatatgttttgaaaaatttgTCAAGAAAAAAGTAGTGTCCCGGCACACTCCGGAAAGGTTGAGTGTGCAAGATGATTTTGGTCTGCAAAAAATGTATAACAAGAATTTGGTCTTatagttgggggggggggggaaacttatgtattttgccttctAAAAAGTCACCTAGTGTGAATTTGTTTTAACAACATTCTATGATTCTCATCATTTACAGTTTCTGTATTGTTAAGTGGGTTATATTGAAACTCCTTAACAGAGTTTCTAAATCTCGATTTCATTTTACAGTTGGCACTGAAGGCCAGTCAACTCCTCGAACAAACTAAACTGAGTGAACTACGTTCGAGTATTGCCAGAAATCTTTCTGAGCTGGAGATGTTCACTGAAGAAGGTGACAGCATGGATACTCCTAAGCGAAAAAGTGCCATCAACGAAAGAATGGAAGTTCTAGTGAGTGCTCCGTTAGCAGTTGAAGATGCACTTGTAGGCCTTTTTGATCACAGTGATCACACCCTTCAGAGGCGGGTTGTGGAGACTTACATTCGTAGGCTCTATCAGGTACTGTATTTCAAAGTCTTAGTTTACTTGTTTCGGCACATCTATATTTAAGACATGTATAGTTTTTAATTTAACTTTTGATATCTACTCCAGCCTTACCTCGTTCAAGGGAGTGTGAGGATGCAGTGGCACAGATATGGACTAATAGCTACATGGCAGTTTATGGAAGAGCATGTGGAGAGAAAGAGTGGGTCTGGAGACAATGTGATAGTAAAACCGTTAGTTGAGAAACACACAGAGAGAAAATGGGGAGCCATGGTTATTATCAAATCTCTCCAACTCTTGCCAACAGTATTAAATTCTGTATTGAGGGAGACAGCGCATGACTTGCATGCAGAGATATCGAATGGATCGACTCAACCAGTCAGTCATGGTAGCATGCTGCACATTGCATTGGTGGGCATCAACAACCAAATGAGTTTGCTTCAGGATAGGTATCAAAAGTGTTATTATGTTTGATCTCGCAGCTAACTTTCTACTGCTAAAGTAACTTTTTAGTTAGATATATGGATAAATCATGAGGCACATATAAATAGATGTCCGTTAAAAGGAAGTAATAGGATATACCTCTATCTAGCATGGCTGAATTTTTTGCATGTGTATCTGGTCCAATTATTTGCGAGAAACTGACTTATTCATGGTACAAACCATTGTTTGCAGTGGTGATGAAGATCAGGCTCAAGAGAGAATTAACAAGTTAGCCAAAATACTGAGAGACAAAGATGCGAGCGCCAACCTTAAAAGTGCAGGTGTAGGGGTTATCAGCTGCATCATACAAAGAGATGGAGGGAGGGTGCCAATGAGGCACTCCTTTCACTGGTCAACAGAGAAGCTATATTATGAGGAGGAGGCTCTACTGCGTCATCTAGAGCCTCCTCTATCCATTTATCTTGAATTGGTTTGTATTTTGCTTAActtcattttctccttttaactATATCCTATATTACTATTGGTGCTTTATTTTTGTAATTCTTGGACCATGAGCTGATCTTAGGTTCATAATTTCCCGGAAATGCAGGAAAAGCTTAAAATCTATGATAATATAAAGTATACTCCATCCCGGGACCGTCAGTGGCACCTCTACACTGTTGTAGACAAGCGGAATCCAATCCGGAGGATGTTTCTCAGAACACTTGTAAGACAACCAACAGATGATGGTGTACTAGCGTATCAAGGATTAAATCAGGGAACGGCTCATTCCCCTTTGAATTTGTCGTTTACTTCAAGGAGCATATTGAGATCCTTAATATCTGCACTGGAAGAGCTTGAACTTAATCTCCATAATACGACTCTCAAAGCTGACCATGCTCATATGTACTTGTATATTTTACGAGAGCaagagattgatgatttgttgCCATACCACAAGTCAGTAATTGTTTTGCCTTTATGCTTGCTATTAAGGACAAAAGTTGGCCCACTGCTCACTTCATGACTCTGTTGCAGGAGGGCAGACGTAAATAACGAGCACAAAGAAGTGGAAGTTCAGAAAATCTTAGAAGATCTAGCTCATGAAATCAATGCATTTGTTGGTGTGCGGATGCACAGGTTAGGCGTTTGTGAGTGGGAAGTGAAACTTTGGATATCATCTGCAGGCGACGCAACTGGTGCTTGGAGGATTGTGGTTGCGAATGTGACCGGTCACACCTGCATTGTGCATGTAAGTGGAATTTAGCATGTACTTGAAATTTTTCGATGGCTTATCTGATCCAAAACTGACTTCTGTTGAGTTAGAGAGCAAATATCAATCGATGCTTTGCGCTTTAACCATGAATGGTTACTTTCTTTTGTTAgttctttcttgtttcttttttcttctattaCCTTTTCTGGTAAAGAGCTTGAAGTTAATCATGCTTATAATGCGAATGGTGTTTAGTTCTCTATTAGCCCATGAACTTTTGGACTCAGATAAGTTGTTCCGTTGTATTGACTTAAACCATTTGCTGGACCTGCATTCCGGCGGACATACTAATGCCTCATGACTTGATTCACTCCAACTTCAAGTATTGGTTTCTGCCATAGAAGTCTGTGATTAACATTGACATCATGCTATTGGAAATTGAACTCTCAGATTTATCGAGAAGTGGAAGATACAGGTGTACAAAGAGTAGTGTATCATTCAGCTATTGGCCATGGTCCTCTGAATGGAGTGCCAGTAACAGCACCTTATCCACCGCTGGCTGTGCTTGACCAGAAACGGCTTTTGGCCCGCAAGAACGACACCACTTACTGCTATGACTTTCCACTGGTAAACATTTGAATGAAAGTAGACATTATGCTGGTTATTACCATCTGGATCAATATCAACATATCATAAAATTCCCTTGTGCAGGCATTTGAAGCAGCACTTGAGAAGTCTTGGGAAAGTCATAATCCTGGAACAGACAAGCCTAAGGACAATGTCCTCTTGAAAGTTACagagttaacttttgttgacaAGAAAGGAAGCTGGGGTACTCCTCTTGTCCCTGTGGAGCGCCAGCCTGGATTCAATGACGTCGGCATGGTGGCATGGATTATGGAAATGTCTACTCCTGAGTTCCCTATGGGAAGGAAAATTCTTGTTGTAGCAAATGATGTCACCTTCATAAATGGATCTTTTGGCCCAAGCGAGGATGCATTTTTCCAAGCAGTGACTGGTGTTGCTTGCACACAGAAACTGCCACTTATTTATTTAGCAGCAAATTCAGGGGCTCGTATTGGTGCAGCCGAGGAGGTAAAATCTTGCTTTAAAGTTGGATGGTCTGATGAATCGAACCCCGAGCGTGGTTTTCAGTATATATACTTGATTCCTGAGGATCATGAACGTATCAAATCTTCTGTCATGGCACATGAATTGAAGCTGTCAAATGGAGAAGTTCGATGGGTGATAGATACTATTATTGGAGAAGAGGATGGCCTGGGTGTTGAGAACTTAAGTGGTAGTGGAGCCATTGCAAGTGCTTATTCTCGGGCATACCATGAAACATTTACCTTGACATATGTAACCGGGAGAACAGTTGGAATAGGTGCTTATCTTGCTCGTCTTGGTATGCGGTGTATACAGAGGCTTGATCAGCCAATTATTCTTACTGGTTATTCTGCACTTAACAAACTTTTGGGCCGGGAAGTTTATAGCTCCCACATGCAACTTGGTGGACCTAAAATTATGGCGACTAATGGTGTTGTTCATCTGACTGTCTCTGATGACCTCGAGGGGATATCAAAGATTTTAAATTGGTTGAGCTTCGTTCCGCCATATTCTGGTGGTCCACTTCCCATTTCAACTCCATTAGATCCTCCTCAGAGACCTGTTGAGTACTTCCCAGAGGCCACATGTGATCCACGCGCTGCCATCTCTGGCCACACAGATGCAAGTGGAAAGTGGTTGGGGGGCATTTTTGATAAAGATAGCTTCATTGAGACACTGGAAGGTTGGGCAAGAACTGTTGTGACAGGCAGGGCAAAACTCGGAGGAATCCCTGTAGGAATAGTTGCTGTTGAGACACAAACTATGATGCAAGTAATCCCTGCCGATCCTGGACAGCTCGATTCTCACGAAAGGGTTGTCCCTCAAGCAGGGCAAGTATGGTTTCCTGACTCTGCAACTAAAACAGCTCAAGCATTGATGGACTTAAATAGGGAGGAGTTACCTCTTTTCATTCTTGCCAACTGGAGGGGCTTTTCCGGCGGACAGAGGGATCTCTTTGAAGGTATCCTTCAGGCAGGATCAACCATTGTCGAGAACCTTAGAACGTACAAACAGCCTGTTTTTGTTTACATCCCTATGATGGGTGAACTCCGTGGTGGGGCATGGGTGGTTGTGGATAGTAAGATCAATTCAGACCACATTGAAATGTATGCAGAACAGACAGCCAGGGGAAATGTCCTTGAGCCAGAAGGTATGATTGAAATTAAATTCAGAACGAAAGAACTACTGGAGTGCATGGGTAGGCTTGACCAGCAGCTTATAAATCTCAAGTTAAAGCTTCAGGAAGCCAGGACCGCTGGAGTGTACACTAATGTTGAGACCTTACAGCAGCAAATTAAAACCCGTGAGACGCAGCTTTTGCCAGTATACACACAGATAGCTACAAAGTTTGCAGAATTGCATGATACTTCATTAAGAATGGCCGCGAAGGGGGTGATCCGAGAAGTAGTAAATTGGGAAACTTCTCGTTCATTCTTTTACAGACGTCTGCTTCGAAGAGTGGAGGAGGAGATGTTGGTCAAAACTGTGAGGAATGCTGCAGGTGACCAGCTTTCTTACAAATCCGCTATGGATATGGTGAAAAACTGGTTTTTGGATTCAAAAGGAGGCAAAGTAGATTCTTGGATAGATGATGAAGCCTTTTTCTCATGGAAGAATGACCCCAAGAACTATGAGGAACAATTACAACAGTTGCGGGTGCAAAAGGTACTACTTCAGTTATCAAAGATTGGCGATTCGACATTGGATTTACGTGCTCTACCACAAGGTCTTCTTTCCCTCCTACAGAAGGTTAGCCATCAgactctttttcaaaattttgttcCACTGCTATTTCATCTTTACCTGTTTAAGGTGCCTGAAACAAGCTTCATGTTTTGGTCTGCAGGTTGAGCCAGCAACGAGAGAGCAATTGATCAGTGATCTAAAAAAGGTGCTTAATTGATGAAGCAGCTTGTAACTAACTTGCCAGCAAATTGTTGTCTCCCATTTCTTCTAGGACAGTTTCCTGCCGACCAGTGCATCTGTGCCTGTTAGGAAAAGCAGCGCAGTTAGCACTCAACCTGTACTATGATGATGCTTCTCTCTTCAAAATCTGTTATATATTGGACAAGCTGGGCAGACAACTGGTTTAAATTTGTCCCGACGAGGTGTAAATAGTAGCATCTTGAGAGTATAGGGTGTAGTCTTCATTTGTTTGAGCAGAAATATTCTTTACATAGCAGGCTCCTTTATTGAAATTACTGCAGGCCTGACCACTCTTTTTGTATACTTGCATTGTTATCTTAGTCTGTCTAACAATTGGTTAGCCTTGGTATTTATTGAATGTCCAAATAAAATATGAGCTGTAACTCATGCTCCTATATACGTAGTTGCTATTCAGTACAAGAGTTGAAAATCTTCTTCATCTCTTTCCACTACTATTATTTAGTGCTATTCACTGATTGACAGCATATGTATTCCTTACCGATGTTTATTGAAAGTAAAAAATTCTTCCTAGTTAATTACTAAGCAACCATTGGAAAACAAAGATTACGTTGGAGCTG
This DNA window, taken from Nicotiana tabacum cultivar K326 chromosome 15, ASM71507v2, whole genome shotgun sequence, encodes the following:
- the LOC107819389 gene encoding acetyl-CoA carboxylase 1-like isoform X2 yields the protein MPTMIGIKSGNGHVNGALPLRSPMARAEVAEFCNALGGKRPINSILIANNGMAAVKFIRSIRTWAYETFGTEKAILLVAMATPEDMRINAEHIRIADQFVEVPGGTNNNNYANVQLIVEMAEMTHVDAVWPGWGHASENPELPDALNAKGIIFLGPPAMSMAALGDKIGSSLIAQAAEVPTLPWSGSHVKVPPESCLVSIPDEIYAKACVHTTEEAIASCQDVGYPAMIKASWGGGGKGIRKVHNDDEVRALFKQVQGEVPGSPIFIMKVASQSRHLEVQLLCDQCGNVAALHSRDCSVQRRHQKIIEEGPITVAPLDTVKKLEQAARRLAKSVNYIGAATVEYLYSMDTGEYYFLELNPRLQVEHPVTEWIAEINLPAAQVAVGMGIPLWQIPEIRRFYGMEHGAGYDAWRKTSIVATPFDFDKAESTRPKGHCVAVRVTSEDPDDGFKPTSGKVQELSFKSKPNVWAYFSVKSGGGIHEFSDSQFGHVFAFGESRAMAIANMVLGLKEIQIRGEIRTNVDYTIDLLHASDYRENKIHTGWLDSRIAMRVRAERPPWYLSVVGGALYKASASGAALVSEYIGYLEKGQIPPKHISLVSSQVSLNIEGSKYTINMVRGGPGSYRLRMNESEIEAEIHTLRDGGLLMQLDGNSHVIYAEEEAAGTRLLIDGRTCLLQNDHDPSKLIAETPCKLLRYLMSDGSHVDADTPYAEVEVMKMCMPLLSPASGVIHFKMSEGQAMQAGELIASLELDDPSAVRKAEPFCGSFPILGSPTAISGKVHQRCAASLNAARMILAGYDHNVDDVVHNLLSCLDSPELPFLQWQECLSVLATRLPKDLRYELEAKYKEYEGISSLQTVDFPARTLRGVLEAHLRTCSEKEKGAQERLVEPLMSLVKSYEGGRESHARGIVHSLFEEYLSVEELFSDNIQADVIERLRLQYKKDLLKVVDIVLSHQGVRRKNKLILSLMEQLVYPNPAAYREKLIRFSALNHTNYSELALKASQLLEQTKLSELRSSIARNLSELEMFTEEGDSMDTPKRKSAINERMEVLVSAPLAVEDALVGLFDHSDHTLQRRVVETYIRRLYQPYLVQGSVRMQWHRYGLIATWQFMEEHVERKSGSGDNVIVKPLVEKHTERKWGAMVIIKSLQLLPTVLNSVLRETAHDLHAEISNGSTQPVSHGSMLHIALVGINNQMSLLQDSGDEDQAQERINKLAKILRDKDASANLKSAGVGVISCIIQRDGGRVPMRHSFHWSTEKLYYEEEALLRHLEPPLSIYLELEKLKIYDNIKYTPSRDRQWHLYTVVDKRNPIRRMFLRTLVRQPTDDGVLAYQGLNQGTAHSPLNLSFTSRSILRSLISALEELELNLHNTTLKADHAHMYLYILREQEIDDLLPYHKRADVNNEHKEVEVQKILEDLAHEINAFVGVRMHRLGVCEWEVKLWISSAGDATGAWRIVVANVTGHTCIVHIYREVEDTGVQRVVYHSAIGHGPLNGVPVTAPYPPLAVLDQKRLLARKNDTTYCYDFPLAFEAALEKSWESHNPGTDKPKDNVLLKVTELTFVDKKGSWGTPLVPVERQPGFNDVGMVAWIMEMSTPEFPMGRKILVVANDVTFINGSFGPSEDAFFQAVTGVACTQKLPLIYLAANSGARIGAAEEVKSCFKVGWSDESNPERGFQYIYLIPEDHERIKSSVMAHELKLSNGEVRWVIDTIIGEEDGLGVENLSGSGAIASAYSRAYHETFTLTYVTGRTVGIGAYLARLGMRCIQRLDQPIILTGYSALNKLLGREVYSSHMQLGGPKIMATNGVVHLTVSDDLEGISKILNWLSFVPPYSGGPLPISTPLDPPQRPVEYFPEATCDPRAAISGHTDASGKWLGGIFDKDSFIETLEGWARTVVTGRAKLGGIPVGIVAVETQTMMQVIPADPGQLDSHERVVPQAGQVWFPDSATKTAQALMDLNREELPLFILANWRGFSGGQRDLFEGILQAGSTIVENLRTYKQPVFVYIPMMGELRGGAWVVVDSKINSDHIEMYAEQTARGNVLEPEGMIEIKFRTKELLECMGRLDQQLINLKLKLQEARTAGVYTNVETLQQQIKTRETQLLPVYTQIATKFAELHDTSLRMAAKGVIREVVNWETSRSFFYRRLLRRVEEEMLVKTVRNAAGDQLSYKSAMDMVKNWFLDSKGGKVDSWIDDEAFFSWKNDPKNYEEQLQQLRVQKVLLQLSKIGDSTLDLRALPQGLLSLLQKVEPATREQLISDLKKVLN